The following coding sequences are from one Chlamydiota bacterium window:
- the rpsU gene encoding 30S ribosomal protein S21: protein MTKVILKKNESVDKALRRLKKKIDKEGIMKSLKQHRHYEKPSQKKRRKMKESRRKR from the coding sequence TTGACCAAAGTAATCTTGAAAAAGAATGAATCGGTAGATAAGGCCCTCAGGCGCTTGAAAAAGAAGATTGATAAAGAGGGGATCATGAAGTCGTTAAAACAGCATCGCCATTATGAGAAGCCCAGTCAGAAAAAGCGCCGGAAAATGAAGGAGTCTCGGAGGAAGCGATAA